In the Solibacillus sp. FSL K6-1523 genome, one interval contains:
- a CDS encoding winged helix-turn-helix transcriptional regulator codes for MKETPLCPRLSKAMELVGKRWTALIIYQLLDGAQRFNAIESSLPISGRLLSERLKELEKEGIVERNVFSEVPIRVEYSLTEKGHSLEQVVREIEDWSKKWL; via the coding sequence GTGAAAGAAACACCATTATGTCCACGATTATCAAAAGCGATGGAGCTTGTAGGGAAGCGATGGACGGCATTAATTATTTATCAATTATTAGATGGAGCACAACGTTTTAATGCGATTGAATCCTCATTACCGATTAGTGGTCGCTTATTGTCTGAGCGTCTTAAAGAGTTAGAGAAGGAAGGTATTGTAGAACGTAATGTTTTTTCTGAAGTTCCGATTCGAGTAGAGTATTCATTAACTGAAAAAGGACACTCTCTTGAGCAAGTTGTCAGAGAAATTGAAGATTGGTCGAAAAAGTGGTTGTAG
- a CDS encoding YceI family protein, producing the protein MTTYAIDFRHSSINFSIKHMMISKIHGGFNSFSGHVQMEQIEDFKNAEIRFDLDVASINTRDHSRDHHLVSADFFDADRYPKITFIKTATEGDNKNFKLIGDLTIKDLTKEVVFDVIYSGHVKSPWNTDAYGFSCTTLLNRKNFNLTYNAALESGGVLIGEDVQINVELALNPL; encoded by the coding sequence ATGACTACATATGCTATTGACTTCAGACATTCATCTATTAATTTTTCGATCAAACATATGATGATTTCTAAAATTCACGGAGGATTTAATTCGTTTTCTGGTCATGTACAAATGGAGCAAATAGAGGATTTTAAAAATGCCGAAATTCGCTTTGATCTAGATGTCGCAAGTATTAATACACGTGATCATTCACGTGATCATCATTTAGTATCCGCTGATTTTTTCGATGCTGATCGTTACCCTAAAATTACGTTTATAAAGACAGCAACAGAAGGTGACAATAAAAATTTTAAGCTGATTGGCGATTTAACAATTAAAGACCTCACAAAAGAAGTTGTTTTTGATGTCATTTATTCCGGTCATGTCAAAAGTCCGTGGAATACAGATGCTTACGGCTTTTCATGTACAACACTCCTCAATCGTAAAAATTTTAACTTAACATACAATGCTGCACTTGAGTCTGGTGGGGTTTTAATTGGTGAAGACGTTCAAATCAATGTTGAATTGGCATTAAATCCTTTATAA
- a CDS encoding DUF2500 domain-containing protein, whose amino-acid sequence MYFDDGFFSIFTIIVPLFIITIFGIIIYSVFSNVKQGIKNNNSPLLSVPAQVVTKRTTVRGERSYTTYFVTFEVQSGDRMEFEVKGEQFGMLVEKDLGLLAFQGSRFISFERQK is encoded by the coding sequence ATGTATTTCGATGATGGGTTTTTTTCAATTTTTACTATAATAGTTCCGCTTTTCATCATTACAATATTTGGAATTATTATTTACAGTGTATTTTCTAACGTTAAGCAGGGTATCAAGAACAATAATTCTCCATTGCTATCTGTTCCTGCACAAGTAGTAACGAAAAGAACTACTGTACGAGGGGAGCGCTCTTACACAACTTATTTTGTCACATTTGAAGTGCAGAGTGGTGATCGAATGGAATTCGAAGTAAAAGGTGAGCAATTTGGGATGCTCGTTGAGAAGGATTTAGGGTTATTAGCTTTCCAGGGAAGTCGTTTTATTTCATTTGAGCGCCAGAAATAA
- a CDS encoding FMN-dependent NADH-azoreductase translates to MTNVLVIKANNRPDGVSTKMYETFMAEAAKVEGLTLSTFDVFEENLEYFGQELFNAFGKAQAGEALTAREQASIESMNKSREALTAADLVVFAFPLWNLTIPAALQSFIDYTYSAGYSFKYDENGNLVSLMTDKKYMVLSARGGIYSTPETAPMEMAATYINTVMSGVYGMAKVGEVIIEGHNANQAEAANIIEAGLAQVKEVAQKLATVTA, encoded by the coding sequence ATGACAAACGTATTAGTAATTAAAGCGAACAACCGCCCAGATGGCGTATCAACAAAAATGTATGAAACATTCATGGCAGAAGCTGCTAAAGTAGAAGGTTTAACACTTTCAACTTTTGACGTATTTGAAGAAAACTTAGAGTACTTCGGTCAAGAATTATTCAACGCTTTCGGTAAAGCACAAGCTGGTGAAGCATTAACAGCTCGTGAGCAAGCTTCAATCGAATCAATGAACAAATCTCGTGAAGCATTAACAGCTGCTGATTTAGTAGTATTTGCTTTCCCATTATGGAACTTAACAATTCCTGCAGCATTACAATCATTCATCGATTACACTTACAGCGCAGGCTACTCATTCAAATATGATGAGAACGGTAACTTAGTAAGCTTAATGACAGACAAAAAATATATGGTATTATCAGCTCGTGGTGGCATTTACTCAACACCAGAAACAGCTCCAATGGAAATGGCTGCAACATACATCAACACAGTAATGAGCGGTGTATATGGTATGGCAAAAGTAGGCGAAGTAATTATCGAAGGTCACAATGCTAACCAAGCAGAAGCTGCAAACATTATTGAAGCAGGTTTAGCGCAAGTTAAAGAAGTTGCACAAAAATTAGCTACAGTAACAGCTTAA
- a CDS encoding DsbA family oxidoreductase translates to MKIEVWSDYVCPFCYIGKRQLEIALKKTGYEQAVEIEYKSYLLDPNTPVDAAGSVYDDLQQKYNMSLEEVKNMSDNVKMRAKDVGLDYNFDDMKTANTVKAHRLAKWAEAEGKGKEFTELVLKAYFLEGQAIGQADVLLALVEKAGLSSDAAKEIIASNQFEDEVHQDIAVAQQLGVRGVPFFVIDNKYGIAGAQPQEVFEQTIEKAAQEAGLRKPLNMQGGNGPTCTDDSCEI, encoded by the coding sequence ATGAAAATTGAAGTTTGGTCAGATTATGTATGTCCATTTTGTTATATCGGTAAAAGACAATTAGAAATCGCGTTGAAAAAAACAGGTTATGAACAGGCGGTAGAGATTGAATATAAAAGTTATTTATTAGATCCAAATACACCTGTGGATGCCGCGGGATCAGTTTACGATGATTTACAACAGAAATATAATATGTCTTTAGAAGAAGTAAAAAATATGTCTGACAATGTTAAGATGCGAGCAAAAGACGTTGGGTTAGATTACAATTTTGACGATATGAAAACAGCTAACACAGTGAAAGCGCATCGTTTAGCAAAATGGGCAGAGGCAGAAGGTAAAGGGAAAGAATTTACGGAGCTTGTGCTAAAAGCATATTTCTTAGAAGGGCAAGCAATTGGGCAGGCGGATGTTTTATTAGCGCTTGTTGAAAAAGCGGGCTTATCATCAGATGCAGCGAAAGAAATTATCGCGAGTAATCAATTTGAAGATGAAGTACATCAAGATATTGCCGTTGCACAGCAACTAGGCGTGCGCGGTGTACCATTTTTCGTAATTGATAATAAGTACGGTATTGCTGGAGCGCAACCACAAGAGGTTTTTGAGCAAACGATTGAAAAGGCGGCTCAAGAAGCGGGCTTAAGAAAACCTTTAAATATGCAAGGTGGGAATGGTCCTACTTGCACAGATGATTCTTGTGAAATTTAA
- a CDS encoding FAD-dependent oxidoreductase, translating into MKQSLWLEHVPTISAPSLKQSIQCDICIIGGGLNGIYNAYLLAKKGFHVVLIEALSEFSHGTTAFSTGKLTAQHSLIYSALTTEQGKLYYEANHSAIERALETNPPSFSRATSFLYTGTSTGKEQLAAEAECYKKIGIPYVATNETELALSAQLALGMKGEGQINPFFFAQHFVQLARQHGAELFLNTRVTQIHSNKKCVSTEQGHDIQYKKLILCTHYPIESLRRLYSVKLQVDRSYLTATKCTQLLQEQYISIDEQTRTIRTALINNVPYFVYGGRSHTAGTVTHTEPFYTTLHTELKNQFGLPAPKYSWSAQDIQTPDKVPYIGQLSPNDDSMYIATGFNKWGLSTALVAGEIISNLISKTPHPATELFSPSRSSFGDKLYFMIQTGGFVGKEFIKGHVTRANAPRCTHLGCKTRWNDADRTWDCPCHGSRYDEHGQVIEGPAVYPLDMTKLQHGQGEL; encoded by the coding sequence TTGAAACAGTCGCTCTGGTTAGAACATGTTCCTACGATTTCTGCTCCATCATTAAAACAATCCATTCAATGCGATATTTGTATTATCGGAGGGGGGCTTAATGGCATTTACAACGCTTATTTACTTGCAAAAAAGGGCTTCCACGTCGTATTAATCGAAGCGCTTAGTGAATTTTCACACGGTACAACAGCCTTTTCAACAGGTAAATTAACGGCACAGCATAGCTTAATTTATTCAGCCTTAACAACGGAGCAAGGGAAGCTTTATTATGAAGCGAATCATTCGGCAATTGAACGTGCACTTGAAACGAATCCCCCTAGTTTTTCACGAGCTACCTCTTTTTTATATACAGGTACCTCTACTGGTAAAGAACAATTGGCTGCGGAAGCCGAATGTTATAAGAAAATAGGGATTCCCTACGTTGCAACAAATGAAACAGAGCTCGCATTATCCGCACAATTAGCACTTGGTATGAAAGGTGAAGGGCAAATTAATCCCTTCTTTTTTGCTCAACATTTTGTACAACTTGCTAGACAACATGGTGCAGAACTCTTTTTAAATACACGTGTTACACAAATTCATTCCAATAAAAAATGCGTATCCACTGAACAAGGGCATGATATTCAATATAAAAAACTCATCTTATGCACGCATTACCCAATTGAGTCACTTCGGCGATTGTATAGTGTAAAACTTCAAGTAGATCGTTCCTATTTGACCGCTACGAAGTGTACGCAATTATTACAAGAGCAATATATAAGCATTGATGAACAAACTCGGACAATACGGACAGCGCTTATTAATAACGTGCCTTATTTTGTTTATGGTGGTCGCTCACATACAGCTGGAACTGTTACACATACGGAACCATTTTATACAACGCTCCACACGGAATTAAAAAATCAATTTGGTTTGCCTGCTCCGAAATATAGTTGGAGCGCACAAGATATTCAAACACCCGATAAAGTTCCTTACATCGGGCAGCTATCTCCAAATGACGATAGTATGTATATTGCAACCGGCTTTAATAAGTGGGGTCTTTCAACCGCGCTCGTTGCTGGGGAAATTATAAGCAACTTAATTTCAAAAACACCACATCCTGCCACAGAATTATTTTCACCAAGCCGCTCTAGCTTCGGTGATAAACTGTATTTCATGATTCAAACGGGTGGCTTTGTTGGTAAGGAATTTATTAAAGGTCATGTGACACGGGCAAATGCACCACGCTGTACTCATCTCGGTTGTAAAACACGGTGGAATGATGCTGACCGCACATGGGATTGCCCATGCCATGGTTCACGGTATGATGAACACGGACAAGTAATTGAAGGTCCCGCTGTTTATCCATTAGACATGACAAAGTTGCAACATGGGCAAGGTGAACTGTAA
- a CDS encoding manganese-dependent inorganic pyrophosphatase, giving the protein MSKVLVFGHKNPDTDTITSAIVYAYLKQQIGVEAEAVRLGEVNNETQFALNKFGFEAPRLIGNIKDEAQQVILVDHNEFQQSAEGIEEVQITEVIDHHRIANFQTADPIYFRAEPVGCTATILNKIFKENGVEIPANIAGLMLSAIVSDTLLFKSPTCTEQDVQAGEELAKIAGVDAAEYGLAMLKAGADLSDKSLEDLLSLDAKGFEFGAYKATVAQVNAVDIEDVLGRQEELVNLLNKDVANNGLDLFFFVVTDILNNDSTAVAAGQVAEAAAKAFGATIENGRIALPGVVSRKKQIVPVLTEGLK; this is encoded by the coding sequence ATGAGTAAAGTTTTAGTTTTCGGACATAAAAATCCAGATACAGATACAATCACATCCGCAATCGTTTATGCGTATTTAAAACAGCAAATCGGTGTGGAAGCAGAAGCGGTGCGCCTAGGTGAAGTAAATAATGAAACGCAATTTGCGTTAAATAAATTTGGCTTTGAAGCACCTCGTCTAATCGGCAATATCAAAGACGAAGCACAGCAAGTTATTTTAGTAGACCATAATGAATTCCAACAATCTGCGGAAGGTATTGAAGAAGTACAAATTACAGAAGTGATTGATCACCATCGTATTGCGAACTTCCAAACAGCAGATCCAATATACTTCCGCGCTGAGCCGGTAGGGTGTACAGCAACGATTTTAAACAAAATCTTTAAAGAGAACGGTGTAGAAATTCCGGCAAATATTGCTGGTTTAATGTTATCTGCCATCGTTTCAGATACATTATTATTCAAATCACCAACATGCACAGAGCAAGATGTACAAGCGGGTGAAGAATTAGCGAAGATTGCAGGCGTGGATGCTGCAGAATACGGCTTAGCAATGTTAAAAGCTGGTGCTGATCTTTCGGATAAATCATTAGAGGACCTTCTATCATTAGATGCAAAAGGCTTTGAATTTGGTGCTTATAAAGCAACAGTTGCACAAGTGAATGCAGTAGATATTGAAGATGTACTTGGTCGTCAAGAAGAGTTAGTCAACTTATTAAATAAAGACGTTGCAAATAACGGATTGGATTTATTCTTCTTCGTTGTAACAGATATTTTAAATAATGATTCTACAGCAGTTGCGGCTGGACAAGTTGCAGAAGCAGCAGCAAAAGCATTTGGTGCAACAATTGAAAATGGTCGTATTGCACTTCCAGGTGTTGTATCACGTAAAAAACAAATCGTTCCTGTGTTAACAGAAGGACTAAAATAA
- a CDS encoding MurR/RpiR family transcriptional regulator has translation MEICVEIKRRFIRLSKGQRKVAQFVMDNPNIVATQIASEVGRQAGVSESTVIRFCYAMDLSGFSELQNRVKDYLISNGEMSLKKQARPVSKVKSNVNLDIIEQNIDGISKTFNQLNEQHFEEAVQLLHGTKKVHILGFRQSAPAAFWLYNNLATLRNHVYFMQHETENIVQQLTLMDEDSLLIIISLDEEYEDIIATVEIAKRKNVKIVAIRDKKIVAAKEQADKVLIVPSAQEGGATCTIVIFALLQALVEAVVSQNPKQYDNFRKKQNKESKSSNLIVNE, from the coding sequence ATGGAGATTTGTGTAGAAATTAAAAGGAGATTTATTCGCTTATCAAAAGGTCAGCGGAAAGTAGCCCAATTTGTAATGGACAATCCGAATATCGTTGCAACGCAAATTGCTTCTGAAGTTGGAAGGCAGGCAGGCGTGAGTGAGTCAACAGTTATTCGTTTTTGCTATGCAATGGATTTATCCGGATTTAGTGAATTACAAAATAGGGTGAAGGATTATTTGATTAGTAACGGGGAAATGTCACTAAAGAAGCAAGCTAGGCCAGTTTCAAAAGTAAAAAGTAATGTAAACTTGGATATTATTGAACAAAATATTGATGGGATTTCAAAGACTTTTAATCAGCTGAATGAACAACATTTTGAAGAGGCTGTCCAACTATTACATGGTACAAAAAAAGTCCACATTTTAGGGTTTAGACAGTCGGCTCCTGCAGCCTTTTGGTTATATAATAACTTAGCTACGTTACGAAATCATGTGTATTTTATGCAGCATGAAACGGAAAATATTGTTCAACAGCTTACGTTAATGGATGAGGATTCATTGCTGATTATTATTTCATTAGACGAGGAATATGAGGATATTATAGCGACAGTCGAAATTGCTAAAAGAAAGAACGTCAAAATTGTTGCGATTCGTGATAAAAAAATAGTAGCTGCTAAAGAACAAGCGGATAAAGTATTAATTGTACCATCTGCTCAAGAAGGTGGGGCAACATGTACAATTGTCATTTTTGCATTGTTACAGGCGTTAGTAGAGGCAGTAGTCAGTCAAAATCCGAAACAATATGATAATTTTCGTAAAAAACAAAATAAAGAAAGCAAAAGCTCAAATTTAATTGTAAATGAGTGA
- a CDS encoding MFS transporter has translation MSKVEANNRETKPLSRNKLLRVAGVGWMFDAMDVGILSFVIAALAVEWNLSSSEMGWIGSVNSIGMAVGALVFGVLADKVGRKQIFMWTLILFSVASGLSAFTTTLTAFLILRFFVGMGLGGELPVASTLVAESVKAEERGRVVVLLESFWAGGWLIAAIISYFVIPAEFWPIDGWRVALLLTALPAFYAIYIRLKLPDSPQFRVKAESKKRSIFQNISEVWSPKYARSTLMLWILWFAVVFSYYGMFLWLPSVMVGKGFDLISSFKYVLIMTLAQLPGYFTAAWFIEKFGRKFVLVTYLLGTAASAFVFGGAETVTALLISGMLLSFFNLGAWGALYAYTPEQYPAIVRGTGAGMAASIGRVGGIFGPLLVGTLLTKGYDISYIFAIFCVAIVIGVLAVIFLGKETKQTELQ, from the coding sequence ATGAGTAAAGTGGAAGCAAATAATAGAGAAACAAAGCCTCTTTCACGCAATAAGCTTTTACGTGTTGCAGGTGTAGGATGGATGTTCGATGCAATGGACGTTGGGATTTTATCCTTTGTTATTGCAGCACTGGCAGTAGAATGGAATTTAAGTAGTAGTGAAATGGGATGGATTGGAAGTGTCAATTCCATCGGTATGGCTGTTGGTGCACTCGTATTTGGTGTATTAGCTGACAAAGTGGGACGGAAACAAATTTTTATGTGGACGCTCATTTTATTTTCAGTTGCTAGCGGATTATCAGCATTTACAACGACGCTCACAGCATTTTTAATTTTACGCTTTTTTGTTGGAATGGGGCTTGGAGGCGAGCTACCAGTTGCCTCTACATTAGTTGCTGAAAGTGTAAAGGCGGAAGAGCGCGGAAGAGTAGTCGTTTTACTAGAAAGTTTTTGGGCGGGCGGTTGGTTAATTGCTGCAATCATTTCGTACTTTGTTATTCCAGCTGAATTTTGGCCGATTGACGGTTGGCGTGTTGCGTTATTATTAACGGCATTACCAGCGTTTTATGCGATTTATATTCGATTGAAATTACCAGACTCACCACAATTTAGAGTGAAAGCTGAATCTAAAAAGCGATCGATTTTTCAAAATATATCAGAAGTGTGGTCGCCAAAATATGCACGCTCAACATTGATGTTATGGATTTTATGGTTTGCCGTTGTATTTTCATATTACGGCATGTTCCTTTGGTTACCGAGCGTGATGGTTGGTAAAGGATTTGATTTAATTTCAAGCTTTAAGTATGTACTAATAATGACACTGGCTCAGTTACCGGGCTATTTTACAGCGGCTTGGTTTATCGAAAAGTTTGGGCGTAAATTCGTATTAGTTACTTATTTATTAGGGACAGCTGCAAGTGCATTTGTATTTGGTGGCGCAGAAACGGTCACAGCATTATTAATTTCAGGCATGCTGTTATCCTTCTTTAACTTAGGTGCTTGGGGCGCGTTATATGCTTATACGCCTGAGCAATATCCAGCAATCGTGCGTGGAACGGGTGCGGGAATGGCCGCTTCAATTGGACGTGTTGGTGGTATTTTTGGTCCGTTATTAGTCGGTACATTACTGACAAAGGGCTATGATATTAGCTATATTTTCGCGATTTTCTGTGTAGCTATTGTAATAGGCGTATTGGCCGTTATCTTTTTAGGGAAAGAAACGAAACAAACAGAACTACAATAA
- the thrC gene encoding threonine synthase: MWKGLIEEYKQFLPVTENTPALTLNEGNTPLIHLVNLSKELGIELYGKIEGANPTGSFKDRGMVFAVAKAIEEGSKVVICASTGNTSAAAAAYATRAGIQSIVVIPKGKVALGKLAQACMYGAKIIEIDGNFDDALNIVRKIGETTPIALVNSVNPFRIEGQKTAAFEIVDQLGQAPDYLCIPVGNAGNITAYWKGFKEYNEAKQSGLPKMYGFEAEGSAAIVKGEPIAAPETVATAIRIGNPASWKFAEAARDESGGIIDSVTDEEILEAYKLIAGKEGIFVEPGSAASLAGVIKSVKAGKIAAGSRVVTVFTGNGLKDPDTAMDVSKVDLVSLKNDEQEIRSYIEGVFSL; this comes from the coding sequence ATGTGGAAAGGTCTTATCGAAGAATATAAACAATTTTTACCTGTAACTGAAAATACACCGGCATTAACGCTAAATGAGGGAAATACTCCACTCATCCATTTAGTTAACTTATCAAAGGAATTAGGCATCGAATTATACGGGAAAATTGAAGGAGCAAATCCAACTGGTTCATTTAAAGACCGAGGCATGGTTTTTGCTGTAGCGAAAGCGATTGAGGAAGGTTCAAAAGTTGTCATTTGTGCATCAACAGGAAACACTTCAGCAGCCGCTGCAGCCTATGCAACACGCGCTGGTATTCAATCTATCGTTGTCATTCCAAAAGGCAAGGTTGCGCTAGGTAAGCTCGCTCAGGCTTGTATGTACGGAGCTAAAATTATTGAGATTGACGGAAACTTCGATGATGCATTAAATATCGTTCGTAAAATTGGCGAAACAACACCGATTGCACTTGTAAACTCTGTTAACCCATTCCGAATTGAAGGTCAAAAAACAGCTGCATTTGAAATCGTGGATCAATTAGGGCAAGCACCTGATTATTTATGTATTCCTGTAGGGAACGCAGGCAATATTACAGCGTATTGGAAAGGCTTCAAAGAATATAATGAAGCAAAGCAAAGTGGTTTACCAAAAATGTATGGCTTCGAGGCGGAAGGTTCTGCAGCAATCGTAAAAGGCGAACCAATTGCAGCCCCTGAAACAGTAGCAACTGCAATCCGCATCGGGAATCCAGCTAGCTGGAAGTTCGCTGAAGCAGCTCGTGATGAATCTGGCGGGATCATTGACTCGGTAACAGATGAAGAAATTTTAGAAGCTTACAAATTAATCGCTGGTAAAGAAGGTATTTTCGTTGAGCCTGGTTCAGCTGCTTCATTAGCCGGTGTAATCAAATCTGTAAAAGCGGGTAAAATTGCAGCAGGCAGTCGTGTCGTTACTGTATTTACGGGGAATGGCTTAAAAGATCCTGACACTGCGATGGATGTTTCTAAAGTTGATCTTGTTTCATTAAAAAATGATGAGCAAGAAATTCGTAGCTATATCGAAGGCGTATTTTCACTATGA
- the thrB gene encoding homoserine kinase, producing MSAKWQISVPGSTANLGPGFDSIGLGLSLYLNLTVTLQDEWEFVHIGENVPADTTVETHLIYQIAQQVALQYERTLRPCRVEMTSELPLARGLGSSAAAIVAAIELANILCELNLSTQDKLNISSQIEGHPDNATASVVGGLTISSMDESGIVDTIRIHDLDVAFIVFIPDFELKTADSRDVLPANLDRGYAVRASAHANMLAASFVAKDYERVGRYMEADLFHEPFRAQLIPNYTEIRTAAKQAGAYGTALSGAGPTLISIVPTSIADQFVHAMCAQFPEQEIVLTYADKKGIVVTALS from the coding sequence ATGAGTGCAAAATGGCAAATTTCAGTACCTGGTAGCACAGCCAATTTAGGCCCTGGCTTTGATTCGATTGGGCTTGGCTTATCTCTTTATTTAAATTTAACAGTAACTTTACAAGACGAGTGGGAGTTTGTTCACATTGGAGAAAATGTTCCTGCTGATACGACGGTAGAAACACACTTAATTTATCAAATTGCTCAGCAAGTGGCACTTCAATACGAACGTACTTTACGTCCTTGTAGAGTAGAAATGACGAGTGAATTGCCTCTTGCACGCGGTTTAGGTAGTAGTGCAGCTGCAATCGTTGCGGCAATTGAATTAGCGAATATTTTATGTGAGCTCAATTTGTCGACACAGGACAAGCTAAATATTTCTTCACAAATTGAAGGGCATCCGGACAATGCGACGGCTTCTGTTGTAGGGGGCTTAACCATTTCTTCAATGGATGAAAGCGGCATTGTCGATACCATTCGTATTCATGACTTAGATGTGGCATTTATCGTTTTTATCCCTGATTTTGAACTAAAAACAGCGGATTCACGCGATGTTTTACCTGCCAATCTTGATCGTGGCTATGCCGTCCGTGCAAGTGCACATGCAAATATGCTAGCGGCCTCTTTTGTCGCAAAAGATTATGAACGGGTTGGTCGCTATATGGAAGCTGACTTATTCCATGAGCCTTTCCGTGCACAGCTTATCCCAAACTATACGGAAATTAGAACTGCCGCAAAACAGGCTGGTGCTTACGGAACAGCTTTAAGCGGGGCTGGACCAACACTTATTTCAATTGTTCCTACTTCCATTGCGGATCAATTTGTTCATGCGATGTGTGCACAATTCCCTGAACAAGAAATTGTATTAACATATGCCGATAAAAAAGGCATCGTTGTAACAGCCCTTTCATAA
- a CDS encoding NAD(P)-dependent oxidoreductase, producing MKIAIIGAAGKAGTHLLREAILRKLDVTAILKNAATLSVENVSNIEKNLFDLTKGDLVPFDIIINAFAPLPGEEHLHISAGHHLISLLGGTSKKLFVIGCSGCLFVDEKKTKRLMEEEEYPKDLLASSKAQLQNLRNFEKSSIHWTYVIPSAMFDSEGPRTGHYMKGEEHMLVNSQFNSYISYADFAVAMLDEIEKSEHHNTCFTVVSENVTAAS from the coding sequence ATGAAAATTGCTATTATTGGGGCTGCTGGTAAAGCCGGAACTCATCTTTTACGTGAAGCAATACTACGCAAATTAGATGTCACGGCCATTCTAAAAAATGCAGCAACTCTTTCCGTTGAAAATGTTTCAAACATAGAAAAAAATTTATTTGATTTAACAAAAGGAGATTTAGTACCATTCGATATAATTATTAACGCTTTTGCCCCATTACCGGGAGAAGAACATCTTCATATTTCGGCAGGGCATCATTTAATATCCTTACTTGGTGGGACATCAAAAAAGTTATTTGTCATCGGATGCTCAGGTTGTCTATTTGTTGATGAAAAGAAAACAAAACGCTTAATGGAGGAAGAGGAATACCCGAAAGACCTTCTCGCTTCTTCTAAGGCACAATTACAAAACTTGCGAAACTTTGAAAAGTCATCGATTCATTGGACGTATGTCATTCCTTCTGCCATGTTCGATTCAGAAGGTCCTCGTACAGGTCATTACATGAAAGGTGAGGAACATATGCTCGTTAATTCACAATTCAATAGTTATATTAGCTATGCAGATTTTGCTGTTGCAATGCTTGATGAAATTGAAAAAAGTGAACATCACAATACATGCTTTACCGTTGTATCTGAAAATGTAACGGCTGCCTCTTAA
- the zupT gene encoding zinc transporter ZupT, with translation MEGNIIFALGLTLFAGLATGVGSLLAFFTSRTNTKFLSVALGFSAGVMIYVSLVEIFVKAKDSLTAALGATQGYWMTLVGFFGGILLIALIDRFIPKANNPHEVRTVEDVNAVQIKPQIDEERLMKMGIFTALAIAIHNFPEGIATFMAALQDPNVGVAIAIAVAIHNIPEGIAVAVPIYFATGNRRKAFNLSFLSGLAEPVGALVAFFILMPFLNDVMFGIIFAGVAGIMVFISLDELLPAAKKYDETHLSIYGLVAGMAVMAISLVLLVP, from the coding sequence ATGGAAGGAAATATTATTTTTGCGTTAGGATTAACACTCTTTGCAGGTCTTGCAACAGGAGTAGGTAGTTTATTAGCCTTCTTTACTTCAAGAACGAATACAAAATTTTTATCGGTTGCCCTTGGTTTTTCTGCGGGCGTTATGATTTATGTTTCATTAGTTGAGATTTTTGTTAAAGCAAAAGATTCATTAACAGCTGCATTAGGGGCTACACAAGGCTATTGGATGACACTTGTTGGTTTCTTTGGAGGTATATTATTAATTGCTTTAATTGACCGTTTTATTCCAAAGGCCAATAATCCTCACGAAGTTCGTACAGTTGAGGATGTCAATGCAGTCCAAATTAAGCCGCAGATAGATGAAGAAAGACTAATGAAGATGGGGATATTTACTGCCTTGGCCATTGCTATACACAATTTCCCAGAAGGAATTGCAACGTTTATGGCCGCGCTACAAGATCCGAATGTAGGTGTAGCGATTGCGATTGCGGTAGCCATTCATAATATCCCAGAAGGAATTGCGGTAGCAGTGCCCATTTATTTTGCGACAGGGAATCGTCGTAAAGCGTTTAATTTATCCTTTCTTTCGGGGTTAGCGGAACCAGTCGGGGCTCTAGTAGCGTTTTTTATCTTAATGCCATTTTTAAATGATGTAATGTTCGGAATTATATTTGCTGGAGTCGCAGGAATTATGGTATTCATATCATTGGATGAATTATTGCCAGCAGCTAAAAAATATGATGAGACCCATTTATCCATTTACGGATTAGTAGCAGGTATGGCTGTTATGGCGATTAGTTTAGTATTGTTAGTTCCGTAG